The genomic window CCGGCTGGCCGAACACATCGCCAATAAACAGCACGCGCATAGGGGGTAGGGTAGCGTGCCAACGAAATGAATGGGCGAGGCCTTCGGGAATTCTTCCCAGCGCCAGTTCTGCCGTATACAGCCGCTGACCCTCTGTGATCAAGGCAAGAGGCTCAGAGACGACCCCCTGGGGCTTTCAGGACGATGCCGGCTCAATTTCAGGCTCTTCTGGCCCCACCTGCTCCTGTGATGGACATGATGAATTCACTCGGTCCACGCGGAGTAGAACACCTTCTTTTTGAGGCACTTTTCGAGAAAAGTCAGGAAGATCTGTAGAATTCTTTTGTACTCGTCATCTATCAGCGGGTTCTCAAGCTCCAGTTGCGCCATGACGGTATGAAGTCGCTCCGGCGCTGTCTCAAGCTTCTGAAGGCAAGCCTCGAGAATTCTACGGAAGTCCATCAGGTGTTCGGGCGTTCTGTTTTCCAGATGTTCGCCGAACCCGGCACGGCCATACCGTTCAAGCTGTTCCGCATCTGCTTCAGAAAACTGACGTACGAATTCAATCAGCGTCTGCCAGATTTCAAGGTCCAGATAGATAAGGTTATCAATCGTCCAGGGGGTCGGCTCGCTGGACAGGATGACGCTTTCATCATCGGCCTCAAAGACCTTCTTGGCTCCCACGGCGTCCCCCTCACAGGACCTGGTCAATCATCTCGATCACCAGGTCAAGAAGTTCTTCCTTGCTCGCTTCAATTTGAATGCCTCTCAGGTTAGGTCTGGGCGCCACAGATTTGACTTCGACATCCGAAACGCTGACTTTCGAGAGATAGGTCTTCCTGAAGGTCTCGATGTCTTTGCGGCCCACACTTGAATCCACCACCGCGCCGTAAACGTTCTTGTATTCTTTGTTTCTCCCAAAGTAGGTTTCG from Deinococcus multiflagellatus includes these protein-coding regions:
- a CDS encoding DUF4240 domain-containing protein gives rise to the protein MGAKKVFEADDESVILSSEPTPWTIDNLIYLDLEIWQTLIEFVRQFSEADAEQLERYGRAGFGEHLENRTPEHLMDFRRILEACLQKLETAPERLHTVMAQLELENPLIDDEYKRILQIFLTFLEKCLKKKVFYSAWTE